A segment of the Macrobrachium rosenbergii isolate ZJJX-2024 chromosome 40, ASM4041242v1, whole genome shotgun sequence genome:
TCCCTCCCAAGTtttagagaattctctagaccttgccccctccaaAGATctgggaattatctagaccttgtcccctcccaagatctacggaattctctagaccttgtcccCTCCAATGTTTGagtatgaaaaatacagttcTTTGAAAACAAGATTACTCTGGTTTCATTCTCACCTTCAGTAGGCCTAGCTACAAAACCGTTTGATCTGATGTAGTCTAATCTCATTGTTCTTGCTCTGCTATAACTTTTATgtcataattgtattttatttcataaatgtgcacatttacatttttaaggcAGGATGCTAACTTTCATAGCTCCTCTTGAGATTAGTGTGGTGAGTTAACTTGTGATGGTCAGATGTAAAAGATATCCACaaaaattgttaatgaaattgaaaataatattttatttccattagtttTCAGAATATATGTGCAATAAGCTAATATAGATCCATTGTAGGCCGAGTGATAAAGCATAGTAGCCTACtgaaaaaaaagctatatatttGGAGATGACAGgttattttgcaattattttactgGTCCGGCCCACTAGAGATCAGATGGACTGTATGTGGCCCCTGAACCAAAATGAGTTTGACACCCCTgccatagatagatagataggataggATAGATAGATAACGAGATaggatagatatctcctcccgaccaCGAgggaaaggatacgatgatgatgggattttcgctaaatttatatttctctttctttaaaaaatgccATTTTCGTAAGTACAAAGCttagaaaatttcaccctggggaggacaagatcaacttggaaattattattatagatatacatatatttatgtatatgtatctatataaatatatatattgtatacactggtttgtgcctctgtgtgcgttaatttttccaaTAGAGCTAGTTATATGAAGAGtaatctcgcttttcgagatcaacaggttctttcaaaaataaacaagcaattggctGTAATGACTGGGacagaggtgacaaacaaaggaggaggagcagaacaaaacgaaaatttattcttaaaattaatttatttacaataaagtatatacatgtacactgagtcaggttaaaaaaaaattcatactacAAAAATGAGTCAAACATTTACAGAGATTGAAACCAAACAAATGGAATAGCAGCAAAACTTACTGTACATCTCTACAGAATGATCaaagtcaaaaataaattaagagcgtacataaatgaacatatcataaATGACCAAAAGCATTATAtgatgagcagctcaacagacattacaaatgaccAAATACACAGGCATTTTTTAAACAAAGTCAggaaaatctacatataaaaccaaaacaGTAAACATTACGAAAGCAAATTCATCAAgccattcaaaatataaacaccCAGGCAGTAGAACTAAGGGGTTCAGatccgatgaaacacggtttttcggcaacaactttttaccaaagcaccggataaaggtgaaagttatatgtatattttgtaaccctacctaatttttgcaagcgTTATTTAGTACcaaagttcgatagttttgatatttatagagcaaaatgaagtcgccgatgccggaaccgagaaaatcacagacaaggatcctaaaacaattcgttacgtaagcggtgaatggatatgcttacagtctaggcttcaaaaATTCGATAATGCCTatcaggatatggaattgtccccgtggttgcaagactgcatttagctacagcttgccactttgtatacaagcttATAGCATCCAAGCAGCAAGATTTACAATAGCGTGAAtacgtaattatttctatagtgggcaatagttacttggccaccccagaaacGTGGGCATgagctgttgttagacaatcccgacctcttcctcgagattGACGATGAAAAcaagttgtaaataaattatgtatagtgtcagacgttttatttgtatatctagaacattaaaacacaatgattacaACAATATCTTCCTCACCCAAACTGATTCCTCacgatatttttccttttccatgcatatcaatataaatcgtgttacacggattgatattaagtaggtaattAATAGTTGCCTcagaatcttgactcctaccattatcttttatttgcagcgagtaggcCATACgggcgctgtttagggtgctgtatgatataaataaaaaaacaaagaaaaatagcagtggGTTACATTAAATGGCTTGTTTTAAATGAGAGTGCACTTATGTGAGATAACTGTTTGGCTAAAATAACATTTGgtttgtattgtattattatgatctcgcctctcgagatcgacaggttctttaaaataaacaagcaattgggctgtaatgactgacgagaggtgacaaacaaaggaggaggagcagaacaaaaacgaaaaagttaccttaaaattaatttatttacaaagttaagttatttacataacaGTTGCAGTCCAGTCAAGgttcaatttaatttaaaataaacaatgaaatgaacattactaaGGAATACAGCGGCAGCAACAATCAAAGccaaaaaaaaggtcaaaaaaggcagtgaacatataaaaaaaatgacaatcataAAAATGAGCAGCTCAACAAACATTAtaaacagacaagcagacagaatTAGTAAAATATGTCTGAAACATCattagagcaaaataataaacccaaaatttatataaaatatctttcagtcaGTAAATAACTTCAAAACAGAGAGCATAAATAACAGCAACAGAAACATCGTGTTAAACACCCATTACTCCCGCAAAACACGTACTGAAATACTcaataacattaaacacacaaaaatgagCTCTTTGACTCAATAAACATGTTacctccaatgaaaaataaatgcgaTAACAAGGTTACTCAAAATCATTTCAAGATACACGATGATGAAGTTACATCACCAGACAAACTCGATAgtgccgtcgaaacagccccaagctgcttgacaggaacactgcaggacaactccgacagagtcgaaacgacaaccatctcgtcctcaagcacagtgctgacgtcctcctccagtaccgacgaccacgcgacagagccgacacggcaaccaccTGCGTCCTCCAAGAACGTGCTGACgccctcctccatctacgacgaccatgacagagccgacacggcaaccatctcgtcctcaaatactctcactgctctgctgccaggacctgactcacaggtacggatacctgctgctgctactccagctgactcgctgctgccctggaccatcggtcgttctgccctccagaacctggctcgttgctgctacgaacctgactgacgctgtcaagcactccacgacagacgtcaactcaccagcacgaaaaaaacacgaataaaggaggcaacaatccaccaagggaacaatcgacaaacgattgttcctaacagtatgatttcattaaaaaataaaaaaaaatgcatgtctAGTATATATAAATCCAAACCCTCTAATTGGTATACATAAGCATGATTGGTCTTAGCATAATCACAATTTTAACCAATGCTTTGGTGTGCATGGGTTGTCTGCCTAAGCAGGCATCAAGGCTTTGGTAAAGTAACAGACTTGTATGTGTGAAGCTTGGATCATTTTACTTCGTATTTATTGTATTCTTACCGGCGAGGAAGTTTGTAACCCTAACTAGTTGTCTACAGTGTTGTACTGTAGGTTTATGCACTATATGACATATTCTAATTGATTATTTACCGAATGCAGTGTAATAGCAAGAATTGTGCTCACAGACTGTAAATGTACATCAGTGGTACACAATTTGATGACTAGAGTATGAGATTTTGTAAAGAGGTATTAATAGCAACATGaacatttactataaaaaaatccaATTGTAATCTGTTTTCAAATGCCATAATGAGATGgaaatgatgaaattaattatatatagaacaagtttgaaggtcaaaataaaattgtatgaGTTTCTGTTGTTTGCTTACTgaatcttctcttctttccttttcagttctTGGCAAAGTACACATGAATTGGACGCTTCTAATATAATTCATTGGCAAAAGGTGACACGACAAGAAATGCTTTTGGTGCTCTAATGTTTGATAACTGTTATGGTCAATAAACATcatggaaaaagaatatttttttcatgttcagaGTGGTGTGCTTTCTAATGAAAACATTACTGGTGTTTGTAAACAGCTTATGAATCAGAAGTCTTTAGCTTATGATGTTTCCAGTGCCAGCATTGGAGAGTCCTTCAACCGCGAGAGAAAAGGGCTAGTTGGAGAAAAGCCCTTCTCTTGTGACACTTGTGGCTCAAAATTcactgaaaagggaaatttaaagGAACACATTAGAAAGCACACACGTGAGCGGCCATTTTCCTGTGATGTCTGTGGTAAGGATTTTGCTCGTAAAGGCGTCCTCAAGAAACACATCAGGCAGCATACTGGAGAACGGCCTTTTACCTGTGAAATTTGTGGTAAAGGTTTCATTGACAGTGCAAAACTGAAAAGACATAGGAGACATCACACAGGTGAGCGTCCATATTCTTGCGAACAGTGTGATAAGAGCTTCACTGAAAGAGAGTATTTGAAAAACCACATGAACAAACATACAGGCGAGAGGCCCTTTTCTTGCAAGCTGTGTGAAAAAGGCTTCACTCAAAAGTCATTACTCAAAAAGCATATGAGACAACATACCGGGGATCGACCTTTCACTTGTGAAACATGCGGGAAGAGCTTTGGTGAGAGAGAAAACCTGAAAGTCCATATGAGACGACACACAGGAGAGCGACCGTTTTCGTGTGAAATTTGCAAAAAAGCGTTTTCTCAAAAAGAGCATCTGAACAAACACATGCGAAGCCATACTAGGGAACGCCCCTATGTCTGTGAGTTTTGTGGCAAGTCCTTTATTGATAAAGTCCATTGCACAACACATCTGAGACTGCATACAGGTGAGCGCCCATTTTCATGTGAACTGTGTGGCCAAAAATTCACTGTGAAAGAGAACCTGAAGATACATATGACGAAGCACACTGGTGAAAAACCATTTACTTGTGAAATTTGTGGGAAAGGCTTCTGTGAAAAGCGCAACCTCAAGGTACATATGTGGCAACACACAGGTGAACGTCCATATAGATGCGAGTTGTGTGGAAAAGGGTTCACTCAAAGGAGCGTCTTAAAAAACATATCGCATACCATCCAGGGGAGTGGCCTTTTGTGCCTGAACTGAAATACACCTTTGTTCCTGAAGAGGGAGTAGTGACCCTGCAAACAAAGGAAAAGGCATTATTTCTTTACTGTGAAATTTGTGGTGAAAGTTTTACTGAAAGAAATTACCTCATTCGACATTTGGATGAGCTGCATAATGCCTTTCGAGGAAGTTACTGTTGTCAGGTCGAGGAAGGTTCGCAAGAATGCATCATCAAAGAGAAGGTATCACTTGGTCACATTGCAAACAGTTCACAAGGAATGAGCACCAAAGAGGATGTGTTACCTGGTCAAGCTGAGAAAAATTCACAAGCAAGCAGCGTCAGAGAGAAGCATTCATTGGATGtgataatttaaaggaaaaatccttCAGGAGTGATGTTGCTACTGCAAGTGTGTGTCAGTCTGTTGATACCCTAGGCCGAGTTATTGATGCACTTGACGAAAACA
Coding sequences within it:
- the LOC136825986 gene encoding zinc finger protein OZF-like, with the translated sequence MEKEYFFHVQSGVLSNENITGVCKQLMNQKSLAYDVSSASIGESFNRERKGLVGEKPFSCDTCGSKFTEKGNLKEHIRKHTRERPFSCDVCGKDFARKGVLKKHIRQHTGERPFTCEICGKGFIDSAKLKRHRRHHTGERPYSCEQCDKSFTEREYLKNHMNKHTGERPFSCKLCEKGFTQKSLLKKHMRQHTGDRPFTCETCGKSFGERENLKVHMRRHTGERPFSCEICKKAFSQKEHLNKHMRSHTRERPYVCEFCGKSFIDKVHCTTHLRLHTGERPFSCELCGQKFTVKENLKIHMTKHTGEKPFTCEICGKGFCEKRNLKVEEGSQECIIKEKVSLGHIANSSQGMSTKEDVLPGQAEKNSQASSVREKHSLDVII